From the genome of Vicinamibacteria bacterium:
AGCGAGAACAATCTCAAAGACATCGACGTCGAGATCCCCCTCGGTGTGCTCGTCGGAGTCACGGGAGTCTCGGGCGCGGGCAAGAGCACGCTGGTGAACGACATCCTCTACCCCGCTCTCGCAAGAGCGCTCAATCGCGCCGACTCCGCTCCGGGAAGCTGCCGCGGAATCGAGGGGATCGAGCACCTCGACAAGGTGATCGACATCGATCAATCCCCGATCGGGCGTACGCCGCGGTCCAACCCCGCGACCTATACGAAAGTATTCGACGAGATTCGCGGTTTCTTCGCTACGCTTCCCGAGGCGCGGGCCAGGGGCTACCAGCCGGGACGATTCTCGTTCAACGTGAAAGGCGGGCGCTGCGAGCGATGCTCGGGGGACGGCCTCATACAGGTCGAGATGCATTTTCTCCCCGACGTTTACGTTCCCTGCGAAGAATGCCGGGGCCGCCGGTTCAACGATTCGACACTCGAGATTCGATACAAAGGTCTTTCCATCGCCGACGTGCTCGACCTCACCGTCGCCGAGGCGGCGGAGTTGTTTCGAAACCATCCCGGGATCCGACGTATCCTCGAAACCATCGAGCAGGTTGGACTCGGCTATATCAAACTGGGGCAGAGCTCCCCGACGCTGTCGGGAGGCGAAGCCCAGCGGGTAAAGCTCTCGCGGGAGCTGGCCAAGCGGGCCACGGGCCGTACCTTCTATATATTGGACGAGCCAACGACCGGCCTGCATTTTCACGACGTCGCCCGGCTCCTGAGCGTTTTGCAGACGCTCGTGGACGCCGGCAACACCGTCCTCGTCATCGAGCACAACCTCGACGTCGTTAAGACCGCGGACTATCTCATCGATCTGGGACCCGAAGGCG
Proteins encoded in this window:
- a CDS encoding excinuclease ABC subunit UvrA, with the translated sequence SENNLKDIDVEIPLGVLVGVTGVSGAGKSTLVNDILYPALARALNRADSAPGSCRGIEGIEHLDKVIDIDQSPIGRTPRSNPATYTKVFDEIRGFFATLPEARARGYQPGRFSFNVKGGRCERCSGDGLIQVEMHFLPDVYVPCEECRGRRFNDSTLEIRYKGLSIADVLDLTVAEAAELFRNHPGIRRILETIEQVGLGYIKLGQSSPTLSGGEAQRVKLSRELAKRATGRTFYILDEPTTGLHFHDVARLLSVLQTLVDAGNTVLVIEHNLDVVKTADYLIDLGPEGGDAGGRVVVCGTPEEVASESRSHTGRVLRSVLERAVLEAS